Within Fibrobacter succinogenes, the genomic segment TAAAAATGTAATCCTTGTGTTAAATAAAAACAGCAGAATGTTATCTCGAGAACTTCTGTATACAGCCATAACTAGACAACAGAATGGACTCGTAATTTTATATAACGACAATTTTAGAAATCTTTTACGTTTTTCTTCGGATGCTTATTCAGAATTAGCTAAACGTTGTACCGATTTGTTTACGAATCCAAATTTCATCAATATAGAAGATAAAGGCTGGTACGAAAAAGAAAAAATTCACAGAACAGACAATGGTATAATGGTTCGTTCAAAATCAGAAGTGATTATAGCCAACGAATTAGAAAAAGCAGGACTTGATTGGCATTATGAAAATGATGGCAACTATATAATAATTAATGGCAACAAGTATTTACCAGATTTTGTCATAAATCATAATGGTAAAAAATATTACTGGGAACATCTAGGTCTTCTTAAAGAAAAAGATTATAGAGAAAAATGGGAAAAGAAGAAAAATGACTATCTAAGTCTTGAAAGTATTATCCTGAAAACTACACAAGACCAAGCAAACGGTGGTATTGATTGCAAAGCCATTTTAGATACTATTGAAGAAATTAAAGACAATTAATGCTCTATTGAGTAAACTTTCGCACTAGAAGGTCTTACGAATACAGGTATCGTGCATTCATTAGCGTGAGTATTTAACCATCGCCGTCATCGCAAGGTGCATCGCCACCGCGAACAGCGCCATAATGGCGATGTAATCTAGTGTAAACAGCAGATAGCCACGTTCCAGATCCAAGAAGAAGAACGGTTGCTGGAGCGTAAGGTATTTCCAGAGGCCGCGAGCGATAAAGGCGTAAATTCCGTAAGCGGCGAGCGCAAACGTTATGCCCGTTGCAACTTTTCCACGGATGAACAGCGACAAATGCAATCCGATATGGAGCGAGACAAATATAAGATACCAGTGACTTGCAAGCATGTGGGTGTTGCGGGCAAAACTGGCTCCACTTTCAATGCCGAGCCAAGAAAATACATGGTTCGAAAGCATGATTCCGCTCACCATCAAGAAAATTGCGCACAAAAGAATCCCGCAATTCACGACTGCCTGCAAGATGCGGAATACGTTGTAGCGGCCCTTGAACAGCGAAAGGAAGAATCGCCGGTTCAGCGTGATGTGCACCGCCCACAGAACAAGCAGCACCACGCCCAGAATCTCGTGAACGGCGGTCGATTCAAAGAAGTAATTGCCGCCCATCAGCACGAGCGTCGCGACCGTCATCGCGATATCAAGAGGCATACGGATTTTGGCGGAAATAGGCATATCAGGGAATATACATTATTTCGTCTTCACGCCGTTTTTCTCGAGCCACTTGG encodes:
- a CDS encoding DUF4405 domain-containing protein; the encoded protein is MPISAKIRMPLDIAMTVATLVLMGGNYFFESTAVHEILGVVLLVLWAVHITLNRRFFLSLFKGRYNVFRILQAVVNCGILLCAIFLMVSGIMLSNHVFSWLGIESGASFARNTHMLASHWYLIFVSLHIGLHLSLFIRGKVATGITFALAAYGIYAFIARGLWKYLTLQQPFFFLDLERGYLLFTLDYIAIMALFAVAMHLAMTAMVKYSR